The proteins below are encoded in one region of Nilaparvata lugens isolate BPH chromosome X, ASM1435652v1, whole genome shotgun sequence:
- the LOC111053844 gene encoding uncharacterized protein LOC111053844, which yields MHLRFIDTFRFTPDSLDNLVTNLVKSASNPEDLSKVLPHTAKVFGNKLSLVSRKGVFPYDYCDSWQRLEETLLPPKEAFFSKLVDRSVSSDDYEHAQTVWNQFSCRTLGEYSDLYLKTDVLLLADVFESFRDVCMKTYDLDCAHYFTSPGFSFDVMLKYTKVELELLTDYDMYMFIERGIRGGITTCVHRHAIANNAYTGAPIDPEKATSYLLYTDANNLYGWIGYILEVDIGYPSELHDEHNDFPFLAENKKTPKSGSLRLMTTLSNRERYVCHYRTLKQAVQHGLKIIKVHRGVRFEQEDFLAPYIMLNTKLRQQSKNKFEKNFFKLMNNAVFGKTMENVRKRMNMELVNNEKRLRKLIARPTYKDRIIFGENICAVTLHKEKVELNKPIYIGLSVLDISKTLMYQFHYDVMKPKYKENLQLLYQDTDSLFYIVKTENLYNDIINNQQLKDAFDTSEYPTDHPCYSDGNKMVLGKFKDEYAGRAPLEYVGLRSKLYACRCYNSDPNQLTSGLIKKAKGVRRPILGRELSKMHPDAERYIGFQDYLDCLYGDEDIYREQVMFGTRKHQIMTQVMRKKALSKADEKRLSKQRQEYKEKLVSKPQNKFYPGPSQSIEPGDKVRISKYKKTFDKGYLANWTNELFTVRRVRPTVPVTYELEDYRGEPIEGGFYSEEIVKTKVPSVFEIEKVLRKRGNKLLVRWKGYSSSHDSWIDKNDLV from the exons ATGCACCTTCGATTCATCGATACATTCCGGTTTACACCTGATAGTTTAGACAATCTGGTCACCAACCTAGTCAAATCAGCATCAAATCCAGAAGACTTGTCCAAAGTGCTGCCACatactgccaaggtgtttggaaaCAAATTGAGCCTTGTCTCAAGGAAAGGAGTGTTTCCATACGACTACTGCGATTCATGGCAGAGACTCGAAGAAACATTGCTACCACCCAAAGAGGCATTTTTCAGCAAGCTGGTTGATAGGAGTGTTAGCAGTGATGATTATGAACATGCTCAAACTGTATGGAACCAATTCAGTTGTAGAACTCTGGGAGAATACAGTGACCTATACTTGAAAACAGATGTTCTCCTGTTGGCTGATGTCTTTGAGAGCTTCCGCGATGTATGCATGAAGACTTATGATTTGGATTGTGCTCACTACTTTACATCTCCAGGCTTTTCCTTTGATGTCATGCTGAAATATACTAAAGTCGAGCTTGAGCTCCTTACTGACTATGACATGTACATGTTTATCGAGCGAGGCATCAGAGGTGGCATAACAACATGCGTTCATCGACATGCCATTGCCAACAATGCCTACACAGGAGCGCCTATTGACCCCGAGAAGGCTACATCATATCTCCTGTACACAGATGCGAACAACCTGTACGGCTGG attggcTACATCTTGGAGGTGGACATTGGGTACCCTTCTGAATTGCATGATGAGCATAACGACTTCCCATTCCTGGCAGAGAACAAAAAAACTCCAAAATCAGGATCGTTGAGATTGATGACAACTCTAAGCAACCGTGAAAGATATGTATGTCATTACCGCACCCTAAAACAGGCAGTACAGCATGGATTAAAAATCATTAAAGTTCATCGAGGTGTAAGGTTTGAGCAGGAGGACTTCCTAGCACCCTACATCATGCTTAATACAAAGCTACGACAACAGTCAAAGAACaagtttgagaaaaatttcttcaaACTAATGAACAATGCCGTTTTTGGCAAGACAATGGAGAATGTTCGGAAGCGTATGAACATGGAGCTTGTCAACAATGAGAAACGTCTAAGGAAACTGATTGCCCGACCAACTTACAAGGACCGCATCATCTTTGGTGAGAATATCTGCGCTGTAACATTGCATAAGGAAAAAGTAGAGCTCAACAAGCCAATCTATATAGGGTTATCAGTGCTTGACATCAGCAAGACCCTTATGTACCAGTTCCACTATGATGTGATGAAACCTAAGTACAAAGAGAACCTGCAACTGCTTTATCAGGATACTGACAGCTTATTCTACATCGTGAAAACTGAGAACCTATACAATGACATCATCAACAACCAGCAACTGAAAGACGCCTTTGATACATCCGAGTATCCGACTGACCACCCATGCTACTCAGATGGAAACAAAATGGTGCTTGGCAAGTTTAAAGATGAATATGCTGGCCGAGCGCCACTTGAGTATGTAGGCCTGCGATCAAAGCTATATGCCTGTAGGTGTTACAATAGTGAtccaaatcagctgacaagtggattgatAAAGAAAGCTAAAGGAGTGAGGAGACCAATACTTGGGCGAGAACTCTCAAAAATGCATCCAGATGCTGAACGTTACATAGGCTTCCAAGACTATCTAGATTGTCTATATGGtgatgaggatatctatagagaACAAGTGATGTTTGGTACTAGGAAACATCAGATCATGACCCAAGTCATGAGAAAGAAGGCACTGAGCAAAGCTGATGAGAAGAG GCTCAGCAAACAAAGGCAAGAATATAAGGAAAAGTTGGTCAGCAAACCTCAAAACAAGTTTTATCCAGGTCCTAGTCAGAGTATTGAGCCTGGTGATAAAGTGAGAATCAGCAAGTATAAAAAGACGTTTGACAAGGGATATCTAGCCAATTGGACTAATGAACTGTTCACAGTAAGACGTGTGCGACCTACAGTGCCTGTAACCTATGAATTGGAGGACTATAGAGGTGAACCCATTGAAGGAGGATTCTATTCTGAAGAAATTGTAAAGACAAAAGTGCCCAGTGTtttcgaaattgaaaaagtgttgAGGAAAAGAGGGAATAAACTGTTGGTACGTTGGAAAGGATATAGCTCCAGTCACGACTCATGGATTGATAAGAACGATCTTGTGTAA
- the LOC111053843 gene encoding uncharacterized protein LOC111053843, whose product MGVLDVTQNGPSSDNSIIGFEYHSHAPYTVSYNANDEIRIPIQQQDVYTLPSDSYLHLEYTVTGAANAAVAGTPCVSGFFSNVFSEIRYEINGVEVDGIRNPGVTSLMKNAVTFERDEWTKMEGAGYKFSSTTGFADFAANGADTTIMDVPLRYLLGFAEDYRQILLNVKQELVLRVSPNFHDCVNVAATNVAITKLLWRMPYVEVADDVKLRLLQIVQNDTPISIPFQHWELYTYPTLPQTRKHTWTVKSTSQLEKPRYIVVGLQTARRGVAAANSSRFDKCNMKDVRVFLNNRYYPYESIDGDDNRIYNMYAAFNGVYNHGNARASNPLFEKNAIGDGKIMLFAFDCSRQNESLKTGSIDVRIEFEASENIPGNTTAYCMMIHEMTKEYRPMSGLVLSV is encoded by the coding sequence ATGGGAGTTTTGGATGTGACACAGAATGGACCGTCATCGGACAACAGTATCATTGGGTTTGAGTACCATTCTCATGCACCCTATACTGTAAGCTATAATGCCAACGATGAGATACGGATTCCAATTCAACAGCAAGATGTTTACACACTGCCATCGGACAGCTATCTACATTTGGAGTATACTGTGACTGGAGCTGCCAACGCTGCTGTGGCTGGAACTCCATGCGTCTCTGGATTCTTCAGCAATGTGTTTTCAGAGATACGCTATGAAATCAATGGTGTGGAGGTGGATGGTATACGTAATCCTGGAGTTACCAGCCTAATGAAGAATGCTGTTACATTTGAACGCGATGAGTGGACCAAGATGGAAGGAGCTGGCTACAAGTTTAGTTCAACCACTGGATTCGCCGATTTTGCCGCCAATGGAGCTGACACTACAATCATGGATGTGCCTTTGAGATATCTGCTGGGCTTTGCCGAAGACTATAGACAGATTTTACTCAATGTGAAACAAGAGCTGGTGTTGAGGGTCAGCCCCAACTTTCACGACTGTGTGAATGTTGCTGCTACCAATGTAGCAATCACAAAGCTTTTGTGGAGAATGCCTTATGTGGAAGTGGCAGATGATGTGAAACTGCGTCTGCTACAGATTGTACAGAACGACACACCCATCAGTATACCATTTCAACATTGGGAGTTGTATACCTATCCAACGTTACCGCAGACAAGAAAGCATACATGGACTGTCAAGTCGACATCACAGCTTGAAAAGCCACGATACATTGTGGTTGGGCTACAGACTGCAAGACGAGGTGTGGCAGCAGCCAACAGTTCTCGCTTTGACAAGTGTAATATGAAGGATGTTCGAGTGTTTTTAAACAACAGATACTACCCATATGAGAGCattgatggtgatgataatCGCATCTACAACATGTATGCAGCTTTCAATGGAGTCTACAACCATGGTAATGCTCGTGCAAGCAACCCTCTGTTTGAAAAGAATGCCATTGGTGATGGAAAAATAATGCTGTTTGCTTTTGATTGCTCCCGCCAAAATGAGTCACTCAAAACTGGAAGTATCGATGTGAGGATTGAGTTTGAAGCATCTGAAAACATTCCAGGTAATACAACTGCCTACTGTATGATGATTCATGAGATGACTAAAGAGTATCGGCCAATGTCAGGCCTTGTACTATCAGTATAA